The region TCATTTAAAGAGCAGCTACAGCAGCATGTACGCGTTCATGCTATGGAAGCAGTAATGGCGTGTTGGGAACTTGAACAAAACTTACAAAGTTTGACAGGTATCACCTTTCTTTTAAGTCTttcaattttcataatttacagaagtaaaatttttgattgtgaaaaaaaatctaacttCTATTGGTAATgcaattataataaaaattaactaaggACGTGGAGATGGCATACTGTTCGAGGCTTCGAGCATATATTTATTCCTTGCTCTTGTTTACTTTGGTATGATATGGGGTAAACATACAGTGTATTATAGCGGTTAGCACGCTATTACACTCATAAGGTTGTAATTGTACATACTACGACTTGTTGTCTTGCTGCCTTGTTTTAGTTGTCTTTATGGTCAGTTTGCTTCTCACGATCAGAGCTTCTTGTCTAGCATGTATGTAATTTCATATTTAACAAAAGTTAACTGAGTGGAGGGCTACAATTTCTgatctaaatttttgaaattttcggCTTTCCACTGGGTTTCTGTATGATGTCCATCTGGTAAAAAAAGTTcaatttagcaaaaaaaagggTCAAATTTCATTTGAGATTAGTGAAATAATATCACAATTTATGTATTCTGAAATGTTTATGCATTCTGAAATAGTGATCCCTAATTAGTATTTGCCAAGTGTCTTTGGTAGACTGGTAGGGGAACAAAATAATCGAAGCAAATATGATAAACTGGAAATGCATGGACAGGTGCTTCGCCCGGTGAAGGCACGGGGGCAACCATGTCAGACGGTGAAGACGATCAGGCAGATAGTGAGGCAAACATGTATGACCCAAGCTTGGACGGAGCGGATAATATGGGCTTCGGCCTTCCAACAGAAAGTGAGCGGTCCCTGATGGAGCGTGTCCGTCAAGAGCTAAAGCACGAGCTAAAGCAGGTTTGAATGGATTCAAGTAATTACTTTTCGATTAATAAAACGAACACATTGATGAAGCCCAACAATCATTTGCAAAATTCAGGGTTACAAAGAGAAGCTGATTGACATTAGAGAAGAAATTCTTCGCAAGCGGAGAGCAGGAAAGCTCCCAGGAGACACGACTTCTACATTGAAAGCCTGGTGGCAGTCTCATGCAAAGTGGCCATACCCAACAGTAAGTGATGATGAGACAATCCACATGCTTAGCTTCCTTATGACGCATGTTACATTCACATGTCAGCCTAGAAGCTTGTATTATTTCCATGTGTCCTGCCTTCTCTGAATGTTGCTAGTCTTCCTAGTATCGCGTTGTTGTCTCCTATACTGTTCAAGCACCTCATTTTGATGGCATCCTTGTCGTGTTGCAATGCCATTTGCCCACTTGTGCACTCTCCTTTcatgtctttttttaatttcttcacaGGATGTACAGAACTGAGtttctctccctcctttttttccgTTCATGTAGGAGGAAGACAAGGCACGGCTAGTCCAAGAAACAGGGCTACAACTAAAGCAGATCAACAACTGGTTCATCAACCAAAGGAAAAGAAACTGGCACAGTAACCCATCTACCTCCTCCAACGTCAAAACCAAACGCAAAAGGTACCAAATCAATCCTGCTCATCTGTATATAACCTCAAGGGTTCTGCCGATCCATTGATGTATACTTAATTTCAACAAAAAAGTAATGCAGGTGACAACAATTCGTAGCTCGCCAGAGACGAACGCCGGAGGCTGGACGCTATTGCTGGGTTTCAGGACTGGAGGAATTCATCCAAAGCAATAGGTGGATAATTGCTTAGATCAGAAATCTTCCTGCAAGATCAGGATCACAAGCCGTATATTAGAGAACCAGTTATTTATAGACGAAACTAATTGCATCTATAAGTAAGCATATATAGTTCTGTAAGCGCTTGATTTGATGAAaaggggattttttttccaaagggGGTTGTATAAAATGacgaaatttatatttgatcttCTAGATACCGCTCGGTAATACTGCCCAGTGGATTCTGGATTGGCGTTGATGTTTTTGTTCTCCATACATCGTAGACAAGTGGTTGAACCATCCGCTTCAAACGATTTTTGATCAGACGTATATAAGTTGTACTGCTGTGTACTTTTTGGTTTTGGCTAATTTGTTTAGGACATATGTTCTGCAGTGCTATCCCCGATGGTAAATTGGATGATTTGACACAAACCTGAGTATAACATGTGAGACTGTATAAGCTAATGACAATGGACTAGGCGGTAAATAATCGAATCTCTCGTGTATGGTTAACCTCTTCGGTTTCAAACATAACAAAAATTCCAAACGAACAGATTATTTACATTGTGAGACTCAGTAGCTGTATAGAATAAAAAGTGAACTAGTTGGCCCAAATCTACTCCCtttgtcttataatataaaggaGTATGACAtctcttttgcaaaaaaaaaaaaagtgacaaAAGTACGAGTCATGTAGGGGTGGACCTAGCCAAAAAATCATGTGAGGGCATCTTATTAGGATCGTTAGTGTGctgaaaacttttttttacttaattatacaTTAGTAATACACTAAGTATCAAATTTGAGTGTTATTCCGTGCATCCGCCCTTGGAGTCATGTAACAAAAGATGTAGTTGAGGGAGTTTAGTACAACAGTTGGCACATGATGAATAAAGTAGTAGAAACATTAATAGATGGAAAATGAAGTGATGCCTTGGgctcacaaatttttttatattttttgtaccAACTTTAGAGACAAAACCATATGTTATGGTATAAGTTGCACTACTAGAGAATGGATTTTCCCGTGAggtcaaaatgcattttcccGTGCGGAGGTCCCACCCGTCTGCACCCAAGGGTATGcgaaaattaatattttctcgTGCAGGTAGCCCAACCAT is a window of Oryza brachyantha chromosome 8, ObraRS2, whole genome shotgun sequence DNA encoding:
- the LOC102714208 gene encoding homeobox protein knotted-1-like 13 isoform X2, which gives rise to MAFHGHLPHEMSMHALGADDAAAAAAAAAAAGGVGGGGAPAWMRYNDGSFLHLQTTSDSSASPSAAAAAAAAVAAAAAAGVQQWMGGGGEDAVAAMGGAGEADAGGAARCKAEILGHPLYEQLLSAHVACLRIATPVDQLPRIDAQLAQSQGVVAKYSGLATAGDDGRELDQFMTHYVLLLCSFKEQLQQHVRVHAMEAVMACWELEQNLQSLTGASPGEGTGATMSDGEDDQADSEANMYDPSLDGADNMGFGLPTESERSLMERVRQELKHELKQGYKEKLIDIREEILRKRRAGKLPGDTTSTLKAWWQSHAKWPYPTEEDKARLVQETGLQLKQINNWFINQRKRNWHSNPSTSSNVKTKRKR
- the LOC102714208 gene encoding homeobox protein knotted-1-like 13 isoform X1, with the protein product MAFHGHLPHEMSMHALGADDAAAAAAAAAAAGGVGGGGAPAWMRYNDGSFLHLQTTSDSSASPSAAAAAAAAVAAAAAAGVQQWMGGGGEDAVAAMGGAGEADAGGAARCKAEILGHPLYEQLLSAHVACLRIATPVDQLPRIDAQLAQSQGVVAKYSGLATAGDDGRELDQFMTHYVLLLCSFKEQLQQHVRVHAMEAVMACWELEQNLQSLTGASPGEGTGATMSDGEDDQADSEANMYDPSLDGADNMGFGLPTESERSLMERVRQELKHELKQGYKEKLIDIREEILRKRRAGKLPGDTTSTLKAWWQSHAKWPYPTEEDKARLVQETGLQLKQINNWFINQRKRNWHSNPSTSSNVKTKRKSNAGDNNS